In the genome of Paenibacillus pabuli, one region contains:
- a CDS encoding TetR/AcrR family transcriptional regulator: MIKNSTDMRVIRSRTLMENALIFILEKEGIKGLSVKNLCKIAGINRGTFYLHFNDIFHLIEETEFVQGLLSVFEPINLQELMSHEYDDAAYPPITKAFQYLHIHASFFKTLICSGAPTELRERLQYLVGTRMFENLTKDPAYMFSDYAIAYLGNAQFGIIQHWFMTNRAISPEDIARILTGFIRKSPCLVQ; encoded by the coding sequence GTGATCAAAAATAGTACTGATATGAGAGTGATCCGTAGTCGCACACTAATGGAGAATGCATTGATATTTATATTAGAAAAGGAAGGTATTAAAGGGTTGTCCGTTAAAAACCTATGTAAAATAGCAGGAATTAATCGAGGAACATTTTATTTGCATTTTAATGATATTTTTCATCTGATAGAGGAAACTGAGTTTGTTCAAGGATTATTGAGTGTATTCGAACCCATTAATCTTCAAGAGTTAATGAGCCACGAGTATGATGATGCAGCTTACCCTCCAATCACGAAAGCCTTTCAGTACTTGCATATTCATGCTAGCTTCTTTAAAACACTAATTTGTTCGGGAGCTCCAACAGAATTAAGAGAGCGACTCCAATATTTGGTGGGCACACGAATGTTTGAAAATTTAACAAAAGATCCAGCCTATATGTTTTCTGACTATGCAATTGCTTATTTAGGAAATGCACAGTTTGGAATTATTCAGCACTGGTTTATGACAAACCGTGCAATTTCACCAGAAGATATAGCGAGGATATTAACCGGATTTATCCGCAAATCTCCGTGTCTTGTTCAATGA
- a CDS encoding aldo/keto reductase → MEYRYLGKTGTKVSAFALGGSSFGTRASEDESIKIIDEALDFGINLIDTSNIYGKGESERIIGKAIKNKRQNVILASKFGAEAADKINQNGASRGWIRTAVEQSLLRLQTDYIDLYQLHLPFEFVAYEEILVTLNDLVKEGKIHHIGTSNHLGWQMVHAQNISDRYHIQRFVSEQTPYSIINRRMEFELAEIAKLYDLSLFVYSPLSGGLLTGKYKACQAAQSDSRAATLKGYADTLDPELAENEYKFKVIEKLQQLANEVGISLADMAIAFTQSHPFVTSTLWGPRTIDQLKAYISGSKVKLDTNMLDAIDAINPPGKRIDDKEQSWTPEWMSTERRRKQIY, encoded by the coding sequence ATGGAATATCGATATCTTGGGAAGACAGGTACAAAAGTTAGTGCGTTTGCATTAGGCGGATCAAGTTTTGGAACTAGAGCAAGCGAAGATGAGAGCATAAAAATCATTGATGAAGCTTTAGACTTCGGAATCAACTTGATTGATACATCTAATATCTACGGAAAGGGGGAATCAGAGCGTATTATCGGCAAAGCGATTAAGAATAAACGGCAGAATGTCATATTAGCTTCTAAATTTGGAGCGGAAGCTGCTGATAAAATAAACCAAAATGGTGCCTCACGAGGATGGATACGAACCGCTGTTGAACAAAGCCTGTTACGTTTGCAAACCGATTATATAGATCTTTATCAACTTCATCTTCCTTTTGAATTCGTTGCTTACGAAGAGATTCTAGTGACATTAAACGATTTGGTGAAAGAAGGGAAAATTCATCATATCGGAACATCCAATCATCTGGGATGGCAAATGGTTCACGCACAAAACATTAGCGATCGATATCATATTCAACGTTTCGTAAGTGAGCAAACGCCATATTCTATTATTAATCGAAGAATGGAGTTTGAACTCGCTGAGATAGCAAAACTGTATGACCTATCCCTGTTTGTGTACAGCCCCTTATCTGGTGGCCTACTAACTGGAAAATACAAAGCTTGTCAGGCTGCACAGAGCGATTCACGTGCTGCTACATTAAAAGGCTATGCAGATACATTAGATCCAGAATTGGCTGAAAATGAATATAAGTTTAAGGTCATTGAGAAGTTGCAGCAATTGGCAAATGAAGTGGGGATTTCATTAGCGGATATGGCGATTGCTTTTACGCAAAGTCATCCGTTTGTCACATCAACCCTATGGGGACCACGTACCATAGATCAATTAAAAGCCTATATCTCTGGGTCAAAGGTGAAACTCGATACAAATATGTTGGATGCAATTGATGCAATTAATCCACCAGGCAAACGTATTGATGATAAAGAACAAAGCTGGACTCCTGAGTGGATGAGCACTGAACGGCGAAGAAAACAAATTTATTAA
- the glnA gene encoding type I glutamate--ammonia ligase, producing the protein MSFTKEDILRISKEENVRFVRLQFTDLLGAIKNVEIPVSQLTKALDNKMMFDGSSIEGYVRIEESDMYLYPDLDSWLIFPWVAENRVARLICDVYLPDGNPFPGDPRGILKRNLKEAEEMGFTSFNVGPEPEFFLFKTDEKGNPTNELNDQGGYFDLAPTDLGENCRRDIVITLEEMGFEIEASHHEVAPGQHEIDFKYADALKAADQIQTFKLVVKTIARQHGLHATFMPKPLFGMNGSGMHCNQSLFQGKENAFVDESDELGLSKTARHFMAGTLKHARAFAAITNPTVNSYKRLVPGYEAPCYVAWSASNRSPMIRIPASRGLSTRVEVRNPDPAANPYLALAVLLKAGLDGIKRELSLPAPIDRNIYIMSEEERVEEGIPSLPADLKEALNELIRSEVICDALGDHALAHFYELKEIEWDMYRTQVHQWERDQYITLY; encoded by the coding sequence GAAATTCCTGTGAGCCAACTTACCAAGGCTCTGGACAATAAAATGATGTTTGATGGTTCTTCCATTGAAGGTTACGTGCGTATCGAAGAATCCGACATGTACCTCTATCCTGATCTTGATTCTTGGCTGATTTTCCCTTGGGTAGCCGAGAACCGTGTTGCTCGACTGATTTGCGACGTATATCTTCCGGATGGTAATCCGTTCCCAGGAGATCCGCGTGGCATCTTGAAACGAAACCTGAAAGAAGCCGAAGAAATGGGATTCACTTCCTTCAACGTTGGTCCTGAACCAGAGTTCTTCTTGTTCAAAACAGACGAAAAAGGAAACCCGACTAACGAACTGAATGACCAAGGTGGATATTTCGACCTTGCGCCTACGGATCTTGGTGAAAACTGTCGTCGTGACATCGTTATCACACTTGAAGAAATGGGCTTTGAGATCGAAGCTTCCCACCATGAGGTAGCTCCAGGTCAGCATGAGATCGACTTTAAATATGCTGATGCTCTAAAAGCAGCAGACCAGATCCAAACGTTCAAACTTGTTGTTAAAACGATTGCACGTCAGCATGGTCTACATGCTACCTTTATGCCGAAACCGCTGTTTGGTATGAACGGTTCCGGTATGCACTGTAACCAATCCTTGTTCCAAGGCAAAGAGAACGCATTCGTAGACGAGTCGGACGAGCTGGGTCTGAGCAAAACTGCACGTCACTTCATGGCTGGAACTTTGAAACATGCGCGTGCGTTTGCAGCAATTACGAACCCAACTGTGAACTCATACAAACGTCTTGTACCAGGTTATGAAGCCCCTTGTTATGTAGCATGGTCCGCCAGTAACCGTAGCCCAATGATCCGTATTCCAGCTTCCCGTGGTCTGAGTACACGTGTTGAGGTTCGTAACCCGGATCCGGCTGCTAACCCTTACTTGGCTTTGGCTGTTTTGTTGAAAGCAGGTCTGGATGGAATCAAACGTGAGCTTTCCTTACCAGCTCCGATTGACCGTAACATCTACATCATGTCAGAAGAAGAGCGTGTGGAAGAAGGCATTCCAAGCTTGCCGGCTGACCTGAAAGAAGCATTGAACGAATTGATCCGCAGCGAAGTTATCTGTGATGCACTTGGCGATCACGCCTTGGCTCACTTCTACGAGCTGAAAGAAATTGAGTGGGACATGTACCGTACACAAGTCCACCAATGGGAACGCGATCAATATATCACGTTGTACTAA